Proteins from one Microtus pennsylvanicus isolate mMicPen1 chromosome 7, mMicPen1.hap1, whole genome shotgun sequence genomic window:
- the LOC142853568 gene encoding uncharacterized protein LOC142853568, with translation MRSGPAGGGSSDAPGGCSAPLYVPELCCTLPGMRREAGLPDPQPVGRGGESQLPEVEVQVCVSGWGGEDPGARSLKGWRKCGALYPHSQRKLAGWARACGAAGRWAPGAVRPPRPSARAPGARAPPAPPGSPCLARTLSFSPRRCRRCCRCRQVPAPRPAALARSAAPSLGARSAPHRLARVLGLGGGGGSGGSSSGTVAAAPSSSFPGAAAERRALLRGSGQSGRQLLPAAPGTAGGSAPAVVRSVSAARPGPGSRHREQLAAGLRLPALPGRSRPPAAAFTSPMRGWRHWSELFSP, from the exons ATGAGAAGCGGCCCTGCGGGTGGGGGTTCCAGTGACGCACCGGGTGGGTGTAGTGCGCCCCTCTACGTCCCTGAGCTCTGCTGTACTTTGCCGGGTATGCGCCGGGAAGCTGGGCTCCCTGACCCTCAACCTGTGGGG AGGGGTGGCGAGTCCCAGCTTCCGGAGGTggaggtgcaggtgtgtgtgtcggggtgggggggggaggacccGGGCGCTCGCTCTTTAAAAGGCTGGCGGAAGTGTGGCGCGCTCTACCCGCACTCGCAGCGCAAACTTGCGGGCTGGGCTCGCGCGTGCGGTGCGGCAGGGCGGTGGGCGCCGGGAGCGGTGCGGCCCCCTCGGCCCTCGGCCCGCGCTCCCGGCGCTCGCGCCCCTCCCGCGCCGCCCGGCTCCCCGTGCCTGGCTCGCACGCTCTCATTTTCtccccgccgctgccgccgctgcTGCCGCTGCCGTCAGGTGCCTGCACCCCGGCCGGCTGCGCTCGCTCGCTCCGCAGCCCCGAGCCTCGGCGCACGCAGCGCCCCGCACCGCCTCGCCCGCGTTCTCGGgctcggcggcggcggcggcagtggcggcagcagcagcggcaCGGTGGCGGCCGCTCCCAGCTCCAGCTTTCCGGGAGCTGCCGCCGAACGCCGCGCGCTGCTCCGGGGCTCCGGCCAAAGCGGCCGCCAGCTCCTCCCCGCCGCGCCCGGGACTGCCGGCGGCTCCGCGCCCGCCGTGGTCCGCAGCGTCAGCGCCGCCCGCCCTGGCCCGGGCTCCCGGCACCGAGAGCAGCTAGCGGCTGGCCTCCGCCTCCCTGCGCTTCCCGGGCGCAGCCGACCCCCGGCCGCCGCGTTCACCTCGCCGATGCGCG